The genomic segment TATCCTTGCCGGTCTGGACTTCGATGTCGCCTTTTACCTTTACGACCTTCAGGTCTGCATCAGCCCTTACACCGATGTTGAATAATTTTGTGCCTTTATCAAATGTTGACTGGTCACGGCCGCGAAGATAGGTGATATCGCCGCTTACGTTGATTGCATTGATCGGCATTTCAAGCGCTACTACATACGCGTCTGTGTCATCTGCCTGTGTTTTGACTCCGTTAGTGTTTTCAGCAACCTTGATGTCGATCAATGATATTTCGCCTGCGCCTACGCTGGTCCAGAGAAGAAGCGCATCATCACCGAATTTTGTGTGGTCAAAAAAGATAGCGTTGCCGAGTGCGAGGAGCATGTGACCTACTTTTACACCTGCAGGCATTCCAAGGCCTTTGCCCTGTGTTGCAACATATGCCTGACGGATTGACATGGAGCCTCTCTTGTTATTAGTTGCGTTGCTGGAATCTGCCCATGTGTATGTGTCGTGTGAATTATCGCCTGATTCAAGCTCTACATATCCAAAGGTGTCAGGGGATACCTGCGCCTTAAGGTTCAGTCTGACCCTCTGGTCATAATTCTGAGAGGTGTCTGGTCTGTCATTGTCAAAATCTGAAGTGTTCTTTTTTACTTCACCCCTGATCCTCAGTTCTCCGCCGAGGGTAAGCTGTGCCTTAGCTGCCTTTACTACTGAAGGGGTATATTCTGTTGCTGTTACCTGATGCAGTGCGAATGATGTGGCTGCGAATGCAAGCACGACCATCACACTTAATGCTAATACTAAATACTTTTTCATTCATTCCTCCTTTTAAGGTTTTTTGAGTTGTTGCCAACCCGGTTTAATTTCTATGTTGAAATCCCATCCCGGCCTTCCGGGATGACAGATGCTTGTTGTCTCTTCCTACCACCCCCTTTTAGGTAATAAAACTTTTTGCTGTCTTTTAATTAAAATCACCTTGTCTTTCAAATTGAGAAAATTTATATCACTGGTAAAAAATTGTCAAGTAGTTTTACTGCTTTCTTAAATGACAAAGAACAATACTTACTTCAACGTTATTAAATAGCAAATCCCAAGCCAGCCTTTCAAATTCATGAATTAAGAATTAGGAATTAGGAATTAGGAATTAAAAAACAAGAGGTTGCAACATTGAATTCGTAATTCTTAATTCGTAATTCATTATTGATGATTGTGGTGTTAGTGATATGTGTTGATGCAAAAAGAACACGCTAAATCTGGAATAAACACAGAGGCACGGAGACACGGAGTTTATAAGACGAGTCTTTTGATACCATTTTTCAATACATCGGTGTAAAAATTTATAATTAAACCAACTTTAATTTTTGAGAGTCTCAAGTATGTCAGTAGTTGCGCCTCGTGTACAGTTGAAATCTTGTCCACGCACTTCAACTCTACAACTACCTTGTTTTCCACAATCATATCCATGCGATAACCGCAGTCAAGTTTTATCCCTTTATATTCAACCGGCAACGGCTTTTGTCTCTCAAAGGAAATGCCCTTTAAATGCAATTCGTGGCAAAAACATTCTTCATATGCCGATTCCAATAATCCCGGTCCTAAATTGCGATGGACTTCAATAGCAGATGCAATAATCCCGTCAGTCAGTTCTTCATTGTACAAAACCTCCGTGCCTCTGTGTCTCTGTGTTTTATATTCCATTTATATTTTCTCTACATCAGATGCGTTAATCGTCAGGGCCACGCCCTGGCGTAACACATCTACTGAGAGGACGAGGATGTGCTTGTCGATCTTTTCAACGAGGATACCTTCCACCCCGCTTAGGGGTCCCTTCATGATTCTGACTTTTTGTCCTTCAATAAGATACGGATATGGGTCGAGGGCCTCCTTGTTTTCGATCAGTTTTTGCAGGGCTGAAATCTGGTCATCCGGGATGGGGTCCGGTTCTCCCGGTATTGTGCAGAGCATCCTGGAAACACCTTTAACCCTCAGGACACTCAATAAACCCTGCGAGCTTTTGGATATGTGAACAAAGAGATACCCGGGGAACAACGGAAACGCGATCAATTTCTTCCGGTCTTTCCACTTCCTTACCTTTTCCACGGTTGGAAGAAAGGCCTCCACTCCCTTAAGTTTCAGTCTGTCATACACCTGAAATTCATGCCGTGATCTTGTATGAACGGCATACCATTTTTGATTTAACGGCTCCGGTGATTCCATATCAGGCATTTGCCTGTGGTGTTTGCGCTGCTTCTTCGCCTTTCTCTTTAAAAATCTCCGTGATGCTCGTGACTTTTATCCCGGCTGCCTGAAGCGCTTTTTGTATGTCCACTGCCTTTGCATCCTGAACTTTTAACATATAATTGATGTCCATAATTCCTCCCTTTAAAAAAACATAGTTTTTTATCCACAGATTTCGCAGATTGCACAGATTAAAGAAATTTACTTTGAAAATCTGCGTACATCTGAGTAATCTGTGGATAATTTAGTATTATTTTTTCTCCGTGTCTCTCTGCGGATTTAATTATAATCAAATCACTTCGATTCGGCAACCAATTCCGATATCGGCACTATCGTGACTTCATCATTCTTCTTCAGCATCCTCTGCAAAAAATCTATTGTATTTTTTCTCGGATGGGCAAGAAGGACCGCGTGGCCTTTTTTGCCGGCGATCTTTACCAGTCTCTTCCACTGCGTCTCGATCTCGGCCGGGTCGTCCTTGTCATCAAGAAACGCGTCCCGGATCAATGCCTTCACCCCCTGCATTTGCGCGAGATGAAATCCCGCAGATTTTGAAGAGGTCAGGCTGTCAAGAAAAAAAAGCCTCTTCTTTTTTAATTCCGAAAGCAGCGCCTTCATGGCGCGTTCATCCTGCGTAAATGCGGAGCCCATGTGATTACTGGCCCCCAGCGCATACGGAACTGAGCGGATATCATTATCAAGGGTTTCGGCAATTTCAGCATCAGTCATCCATGTGTATAGACCGCCTTTGCCGAGATCATGCGGCGGCGCCGCCTCCATGGGAATGTGGACTATGATATCGTGTTTGAGTCTGTGCCCTTCTTCAGCAGTCCACGCGGAATAAGGCTGCTGCGGCAAGATGGATAATGTCAGGGGGGCCTTTATATTAAGGACCGCAGCGGCCGCGTTTTTATTCGGCCCAAGGTCGTCTATCACGATTGCCACCCTCGGCTTTGATGGTTTCGGCAAGACCAGTTCGGATTTCTTCCCGGGTTTTATGTGAGGGAGGCCCCTGGGAATTTTTTCTTTCGCGAATTCTTCATAGAGGAAAAATATGCCTGCAATTATAAGGCACAGTATGAATATGATATGGTGTTTTGTTTTACTTTTTTTCATTTCCTCTTTTGCTTATGAACTTCCACTCTTCAGCGCTTCCGCGCTATTCTTCACTGGCTCATATCATACACCTCAACTCCCTGAGGCGGGGTAAACATAAAAAGCGCGTCGTCAAGCTTCGTATTGGTTCGGACTTCTTTAAGCTCGATGGTAATGATATTCCCGTACGTATCAAACACCTTCAGCGTTTTTATCGGAAAATTTTTTGAGTCGGGTTTAAGATGTATCTCCTTTATGAATCCGATCCGGTGTTTCGGGACCAGGTCAAGCATGTCTTTTTCCATGGGCCTGGCGTCAAAGTCGGCGCTGAGGTTTTCAATGCTGTTCAATAAAGCTATCGGTACCTGGCTGTAAGCCTCTTTGCTGAATTTTGTTTTGATCGCCTGCTTCTGGGCTTTTTTGTAAATCCACGTCTCCGTCCCGCTTATGATGACCTTTTCATCGCGGGGCGTTTTATATTCCCACATCAGTTGAGATGGTTTTTTTATAAAAAAAGTGCCGCTGTATGTCTCGGTCCTCTCAAGATCTTTGAGATAACTTGTCTGGGAAAAGCTCCCTTTGACATCACGGATCTCCGCAAACCTCTTCTGCATTCCCTGGACAATCTCATCGGCAGTCGCCGCGTGAACCACAGTGACGAGTGACGAGTAACAAGTGACAAGCAAAAAGACTGTGACGAATAACAAGTGACGGGTGACGAGGTTTTTGTCTGACTTCTGACTTCTGACTTCTGTCTTCTGATTCTTCACTTCTTCCTCCATAAAATCTCTCTTGGTTTTCCTGCCTCGCCGGGAGGCCCTACTACGCCTTCCTCTTCTAACATTTCCATGATCCGGGCGGCCCTGTTGTACCCTATCTTCATCCTGCGCTGGATGTATGATATCGATGCCTGTCCGGTGGAGAGCACTATGTCTCTTGCCTGAAGATAGAGATCATCTTTATCATCATCAAGCCTTGCCGACTCTTCCTGCGAGCCAATGGAGATGTCCTCAAACAATGTGTAATCGGGCCCGCCCTGCGCCCTGATAAAATCCACGACGTCCCTTATCTCATCTTCACTCACATAAGCGCCGTGGATCCTCTTTATCTTCTTTCCGGGGCTGACAAAGAGCATGTCGCCCTTGCCTAACAGTTGGTCTGCCCCGTACGTGTCGAGGATGATGCGCGAGTCTAATTTTGATGAAACCTGAAATGAGATCCTTGACGGGAAGTTCGCCTTGATTATTCCGGTGATGACATCAACGGACGGCCTCTGTGTTGCAAGGATGAGATGTATGCCTGCGGCGCGCGCCATCTGGGCAAGCCGCGCAATGGAATCCTCGACCTCGTGCCCTGATGCGAACATGAGGTCGGCAAGTTCGTCTATGAATATTACGATATACGGAAGCGGCTCCCTGCTTATTGAATCTTCCGCAGCCTTATGATAAGTACGTGAGGCAACCTTGCTGTTGTATGCCTCAATGTTCCTTGCGCCGCTCTCCGCAAGAAGCCGGTAGCGCCGCTCCATTTCAAATACCAGAAGCTTAAGCGCATTTGTGGCCTCTTTCGGCAAAGTGATGACGGGCATGAGGAGGTGCGGGATCTCAGAGTACGCGGAAAGCTCAAGCATCTTCGGGTCAATCATGAGCATC from the Nitrospirota bacterium genome contains:
- a CDS encoding alginate export family protein, producing MKKYLVLALSVMVVLAFAATSFALHQVTATEYTPSVVKAAKAQLTLGGELRIRGEVKKNTSDFDNDRPDTSQNYDQRVRLNLKAQVSPDTFGYVELESGDNSHDTYTWADSSNATNNKRGSMSIRQAYVATQGKGLGMPAGVKVGHMLLALGNAIFFDHTKFGDDALLLWTSVGAGEISLIDIKVAENTNGVKTQADDTDAYVVALEMPINAINVSGDITYLRGRDQSTFDKGTKLFNIGVRADADLKVVKVKGDIEVQTGKDTESADDGFGNTSMKHQGFAALVGVEAPLGPVSVRGNFAYGSGNKVKDNGDDEGKDEGFNTLLSDQQYFTYIYDYKVAGAGSENGTCANGTKSCGLNNTMYINAGVTAKPMEALKLSGDFYFLRAVQEVALNGNTDKSKQLGYEIDAKAEYQLDTNLVYFVEAGYLMAGKAYDSATEKSDNPYSVRHGVTLKF
- a CDS encoding GxxExxY protein, with amino-acid sequence MEYKTQRHRGTEVLYNEELTDGIIASAIEVHRNLGPGLLESAYEECFCHELHLKGISFERQKPLPVEYKGIKLDCGYRMDMIVENKVVVELKCVDKISTVHEAQLLTYLRLSKIKVGLIINFYTDVLKNGIKRLVL
- a CDS encoding UpxY family transcription antiterminator, with product MESPEPLNQKWYAVHTRSRHEFQVYDRLKLKGVEAFLPTVEKVRKWKDRKKLIAFPLFPGYLFVHISKSSQGLLSVLRVKGVSRMLCTIPGEPDPIPDDQISALQKLIENKEALDPYPYLIEGQKVRIMKGPLSGVEGILVEKIDKHILVLSVDVLRQGVALTINASDVEKI
- a CDS encoding divergent polysaccharide deacetylase family protein; amino-acid sequence: MKKSKTKHHIIFILCLIIAGIFFLYEEFAKEKIPRGLPHIKPGKKSELVLPKPSKPRVAIVIDDLGPNKNAAAAVLNIKAPLTLSILPQQPYSAWTAEEGHRLKHDIIVHIPMEAAPPHDLGKGGLYTWMTDAEIAETLDNDIRSVPYALGASNHMGSAFTQDERAMKALLSELKKKRLFFLDSLTSSKSAGFHLAQMQGVKALIRDAFLDDKDDPAEIETQWKRLVKIAGKKGHAVLLAHPRKNTIDFLQRMLKKNDEVTIVPISELVAESK
- the lolA gene encoding outer membrane lipoprotein chaperone LolA → MKNQKTEVRSQKSDKNLVTRHLLFVTVFLLVTCYSSLVTVVHAATADEIVQGMQKRFAEIRDVKGSFSQTSYLKDLERTETYSGTFFIKKPSQLMWEYKTPRDEKVIISGTETWIYKKAQKQAIKTKFSKEAYSQVPIALLNSIENLSADFDARPMEKDMLDLVPKHRIGFIKEIHLKPDSKNFPIKTLKVFDTYGNIITIELKEVRTNTKLDDALFMFTPPQGVEVYDMSQ